A region from the Janthinobacterium agaricidamnosum genome encodes:
- a CDS encoding TetR/AcrR family transcriptional regulator, translated as MPSFPMPFPQMIVPPEPTQARSKQAFERLLLVGEQLLAENRFDEIGVADLAKLAETSVGTFYRLLGDKDTLSRLLLQRFFSDMVEKVETLTELRQWEGRSLEEFIRAMVAMFVAVNGGRSGVLRALITRASQDAQFRDRVHQINHLISQRTVAVLASKSSSIRHPNPTQAMMVVPPVLLGILNQHTLTGSLSFLSGAALEDELVRVALNYLT; from the coding sequence ATGCCTTCCTTTCCGATGCCCTTCCCGCAGATGATCGTTCCCCCGGAGCCCACTCAGGCGCGCAGCAAGCAGGCGTTCGAGCGCCTGCTGCTGGTGGGGGAACAGTTGCTGGCGGAAAACCGTTTCGATGAAATCGGCGTGGCCGACCTGGCCAAACTGGCGGAAACCTCCGTGGGCACGTTTTACCGTTTATTGGGCGATAAGGACACCCTGAGCCGCTTGCTGCTGCAGCGCTTTTTTTCCGACATGGTGGAAAAGGTCGAGACCCTGACGGAACTGCGCCAGTGGGAAGGGCGCAGCCTGGAAGAGTTCATCCGCGCCATGGTGGCCATGTTCGTGGCCGTGAATGGCGGGCGCAGCGGCGTCTTGCGCGCCTTGATCACGCGTGCGTCGCAGGATGCGCAATTTCGCGACAGGGTGCACCAGATCAATCATCTGATCTCGCAACGCACGGTCGCCGTGCTGGCCAGCAAATCGTCCAGCATCCGCCACCCGAACCCCACGCAGGCGATGATGGTCGTGCCGCCCGTGCTGCTGGGCATCCTGAACCAGCATACCTTGACGGGTTCGCTATCCTTTTTGTCGGGCGCGGCGCTCGAGGATGAACTGGTGCGTGTTGCTTTAAATTACCTGACTTGA
- a CDS encoding alpha/beta fold hydrolase: protein MRRHTTSDVPLHYLDLGREQSDPAQSEPIFLLHGLGSCAEDWRPQIDALGSSFRLIVPDLRGHGASPAPNGDWQIGDFANDLFNLMDQLDVPRAHIVGFSLGGMVGLEMANRAPGRVASLCLINSQPFQGSKPAALLFAYWLRRTVIATFGLKAMGKIIGKKLFPEPAQQALVERFATQMAGMDKRAYLAALDAIFHWDIDIHFQALAMPVFIMAADQDYTPVASKRAFAAQFQQCEIEIIANSRHATPLDQAQHVNTLLQSFLATHSK, encoded by the coding sequence ATGCGGCGTCACACGACATCCGATGTTCCATTGCATTACCTCGACCTGGGCAGGGAGCAGAGCGATCCCGCGCAGTCAGAGCCTATTTTTCTGTTGCACGGCCTCGGTTCCTGCGCCGAAGACTGGCGTCCGCAGATCGATGCCCTCGGCAGCAGCTTTCGCCTGATCGTGCCCGACCTGCGCGGCCATGGCGCCAGTCCCGCGCCAAACGGCGACTGGCAGATCGGCGACTTCGCCAACGACCTTTTCAATCTGATGGACCAGCTCGACGTGCCACGCGCGCACATCGTCGGCTTTTCCCTGGGCGGCATGGTGGGCCTGGAAATGGCCAACCGCGCCCCGGGCCGGGTGGCCAGCTTGTGCCTGATCAATTCTCAACCATTTCAGGGCAGCAAGCCGGCAGCGCTGCTGTTTGCCTACTGGCTGCGCCGCACGGTGATCGCCACCTTCGGCCTGAAAGCCATGGGCAAGATCATCGGCAAGAAACTGTTCCCCGAGCCGGCCCAGCAAGCGTTGGTCGAGCGCTTCGCCACGCAGATGGCGGGCATGGACAAGCGTGCCTACCTGGCCGCGCTCGATGCCATTTTCCACTGGGATATCGACATCCATTTCCAGGCCCTGGCCATGCCCGTCTTCATCATGGCGGCCGACCAGGATTACACGCCCGTCGCCAGCAAGCGGGCCTTTGCCGCACAGTTTCAGCAGTGCGAGATCGAGATCATCGCGAACTCGCGCCATGCCACGCCCCTGGACCAGGCGCAGCATGTGAATACCTTGTTGCAGTCCTTCCTCGCCACACATTCAAAATAA
- a CDS encoding TonB-dependent receptor yields the protein MKLALKLMPAALAVAGAFATQAQAQEASQATAVSAQEASEASDAKERMETVTVSARRREERLQDVPLAVTAFSAKALERANIQNLADLQERVPNLTVYASRGTNTTLTAFIRGVGQADPVWGVDPGVGIYFDDVYMARPQGALLDVFDVQRIEVLRGPQGTLYGKNTIGGAIKYISRPLAKENGASAEVGIGNYNQRNFKAAFNVANESGTWRARLAAAKLDRDGFGRNTFNGEQVSDQDSTAARLSVGYFPQDIPLTVVLSLDATDDKSGVRGFQRMGVSAFDPLKRPASTDAYDIQSGMPGNNFTHNRGGSLVANYTLSNDWSVKVIGAKRRSTSEQTIDFDGLPQPIADVFGDSRDEQKSLELQASYSGDYGAGVIGLYRFEGTAGGGIYNNFLGRQFTTAVSTVETDSTALYTDWTWPLGKVWSINAGLRHTREEKRAIVLNRAFADVGFTRPIQTAADFDKSLSVSNTSPKISVRYEASKTTNFYSNLSRGFKSGGYNVRANNLVVPDSARPYKDEKLDALEVGMKYAAPDDTFDANVALFYNRYKDIQLSVFTSYVQPGGVPGFYGDFTNAGKGTVKGAEFEFSWRPNRQWEVNGFLALLDANYDEFMSGGKNIADTQKFSNTPARQVGLNVTRTDRDVFGGALRSMVGYGYRSKVYPTTDLSETLAQGGYSIWTAGVVWEAPKNWTFSLHGSNLGNKRYRTDGYNIPAVFILDGFYGPPRQIIAKAGYKF from the coding sequence ATGAAACTTGCTTTGAAATTGATGCCCGCCGCCCTTGCCGTTGCCGGCGCCTTTGCCACCCAGGCCCAGGCGCAGGAGGCCAGCCAGGCCACTGCTGTCAGCGCCCAGGAAGCCAGCGAAGCCAGCGACGCAAAAGAACGCATGGAAACCGTGACGGTCTCTGCCCGCCGCCGCGAAGAACGGCTGCAGGACGTGCCGCTGGCCGTCACGGCGTTTTCCGCCAAGGCCCTGGAACGGGCGAATATCCAGAACCTGGCCGACTTGCAGGAGCGCGTGCCGAACCTGACCGTGTACGCTTCGCGCGGCACGAATACCACCCTGACCGCGTTTATCCGCGGCGTGGGCCAGGCCGACCCCGTCTGGGGCGTGGACCCGGGCGTGGGCATTTATTTTGACGACGTCTACATGGCCCGTCCGCAAGGCGCGCTGCTCGACGTGTTCGACGTGCAGCGCATCGAAGTGCTGCGCGGCCCGCAAGGCACCCTGTACGGCAAGAACACCATCGGCGGCGCCATCAAGTACATTTCGCGCCCCCTGGCGAAGGAAAACGGTGCCTCGGCGGAAGTAGGGATTGGCAATTACAATCAGCGCAACTTCAAGGCCGCCTTCAATGTGGCCAACGAGAGCGGCACCTGGCGCGCGCGCCTGGCCGCTGCCAAACTGGACCGCGACGGATTCGGCCGCAACACGTTTAACGGCGAACAGGTCAGCGACCAGGACAGCACGGCCGCGCGCCTGTCCGTCGGCTACTTTCCGCAGGACATCCCCCTCACCGTCGTGCTGAGCCTGGACGCCACGGACGACAAGTCCGGTGTGCGCGGCTTCCAGCGCATGGGCGTGAGCGCTTTCGATCCGCTCAAGCGGCCCGCCAGCACGGATGCGTATGACATCCAGAGTGGCATGCCGGGCAACAACTTCACGCACAACCGGGGCGGTTCGCTGGTGGCCAACTACACCTTGTCGAACGACTGGTCCGTGAAAGTGATCGGCGCCAAGCGGCGCAGCACGTCCGAGCAAACCATCGACTTCGACGGCTTGCCGCAACCGATTGCCGACGTCTTCGGCGATTCGCGCGACGAACAGAAAAGCCTGGAATTGCAGGCCTCGTACAGCGGCGACTACGGCGCCGGCGTGATCGGCCTGTACCGCTTCGAAGGCACGGCCGGCGGCGGCATCTACAACAACTTCCTGGGACGCCAGTTTACGACCGCCGTCAGCACGGTGGAGACGGACAGCACGGCGCTGTACACGGACTGGACCTGGCCGCTGGGCAAGGTGTGGAGCATCAATGCGGGCTTGCGCCATACGCGCGAGGAAAAGCGCGCCATCGTGCTCAACCGCGCTTTTGCCGACGTGGGCTTCACGCGGCCCATCCAGACGGCGGCCGACTTCGACAAGTCCTTGTCCGTCAGCAATACCTCGCCGAAAATTTCCGTGCGCTATGAAGCGTCGAAGACGACGAATTTCTACAGCAACCTGTCGCGCGGCTTCAAGTCGGGCGGCTACAACGTGCGCGCCAACAACCTCGTGGTGCCCGATTCCGCGCGGCCCTACAAGGATGAAAAACTCGACGCGCTGGAAGTGGGCATGAAGTATGCGGCGCCCGACGACACCTTCGACGCCAACGTGGCCCTGTTCTACAACCGCTACAAGGATATTCAATTGTCCGTCTTCACCAGCTATGTGCAGCCGGGCGGCGTGCCGGGCTTCTATGGCGACTTCACGAATGCGGGCAAGGGCACCGTGAAAGGCGCGGAGTTCGAATTCTCGTGGCGGCCGAACCGCCAGTGGGAAGTCAACGGTTTTCTCGCCCTGCTTGATGCCAACTATGACGAGTTCATGAGCGGCGGCAAGAACATTGCGGATACGCAAAAGTTCAGCAATACGCCAGCCCGGCAAGTGGGCTTGAACGTGACGCGCACGGACCGCGACGTGTTCGGCGGTGCCTTGCGCAGCATGGTCGGCTATGGCTATCGCAGCAAGGTCTACCCGACGACGGACTTGAGCGAAACCCTGGCGCAGGGCGGCTACAGCATCTGGACGGCCGGCGTCGTGTGGGAAGCGCCAAAGAACTGGACCTTCAGCTTGCATGGCAGCAACCTGGGCAACAAGCGCTACCGCACGGATGGCTACAACATTCCCGCCGTGTTCATCCTCGACGGTTTCTATGGACCGCCGCGCCAGATCATCGCCAAGGCCGGTTACAAATTTTAG
- a CDS encoding extracellular catalytic domain type 1 short-chain-length polyhydroxyalkanoate depolymerase — protein MAHLHQQLRHLLSALIAACGLLAALPASAGQWDFGLYASLWGSREYQVWLPSNYNPNTPLPVVLMLHGCGSEPNSMAAVSRYNQLADSENFIVVYPRQNVTANPMRCWNFMLPLNQERGTGEPAVLMGILNKVKNNYAVQDSRVYVTGISAGGAMASIMAACYSDVFAAVMVHSGGMYKGATGLVTAADSLFNGSSFDPKVRGKDAWRCSGSPRRLMPTMVFHGTSDIVVNPVNGEQTIEQFLQTSDYGDDGLDNDSVRYRADSIVRQTVPYGRSYTIDTYLHNGAVIAQKYTVEGMNHAWSGGPPGWPFSDELGPDATVISWNFFKNYQR, from the coding sequence ATGGCACATCTGCATCAGCAACTGCGTCACTTGTTATCTGCACTCATCGCCGCCTGCGGCTTGCTGGCCGCGCTGCCGGCTTCCGCCGGGCAGTGGGACTTCGGCCTGTACGCGAGCCTGTGGGGCTCGCGCGAATACCAGGTCTGGCTGCCGAGCAATTACAATCCGAATACGCCGCTGCCCGTGGTGCTGATGCTGCACGGCTGCGGTTCGGAACCGAACAGCATGGCTGCCGTCAGCCGCTACAACCAGCTGGCCGACAGTGAAAACTTCATCGTCGTCTATCCGCGCCAGAACGTCACGGCCAACCCCATGCGCTGCTGGAATTTCATGTTGCCCTTGAACCAGGAACGGGGCACGGGCGAGCCGGCCGTGCTGATGGGCATCTTGAACAAGGTCAAGAATAACTACGCGGTGCAGGACAGCCGCGTGTACGTGACGGGCATCTCGGCCGGCGGCGCCATGGCGTCCATCATGGCCGCCTGTTATTCCGACGTGTTCGCTGCCGTGATGGTGCATTCGGGCGGCATGTACAAGGGCGCCACCGGCCTGGTCACGGCGGCTGATTCGCTGTTCAACGGCAGCTCCTTCGACCCGAAAGTGCGCGGCAAGGATGCCTGGCGCTGCTCCGGTTCGCCGCGCCGGCTGATGCCGACGATGGTGTTCCACGGCACTTCCGACATCGTCGTCAATCCCGTCAACGGCGAACAGACCATCGAGCAATTCCTGCAGACCAGCGATTACGGCGACGATGGCCTCGACAATGACAGCGTGCGCTACCGTGCCGACAGCATCGTGCGCCAGACGGTGCCGTACGGCCGCAGCTATACCATCGACACCTACCTGCACAACGGCGCCGTCATCGCGCAAAAGTACACGGTCGAGGGCATGAACCACGCGTGGAGCGGCGGCCCTCCCGGCTGGCCATTCAGCGATGAGCTGGGCCCGGACGCCACCGTGATCAGCTGGAACTTCTTCAAGAATTACCAGCGCTGA
- a CDS encoding type VI secretion system Vgr family protein, giving the protein MDGDESISGGERPLRLRLGVSPKVPAGALIPQRVAGSEAICGGIEYRVLCVSTHADLPLSSFIALPAAIDIVTDQGKLRSICGIVTQASAGDGDGALASYQLVLTDAFAIMEKRSNTRVFRRLTDIEIIKILLDEWIRSNSVLGHAFQYVFADFFEAQTYPQREFVMQHNESDAAFVRRLLKRSGVAWFFRAEGNADAHAEPAHTLVLFNHADGLRKNMADTVRYHADRATEQRDTLTSWNEVRKLQAGKVTRHSWNEEHPRARPFMTADAMGQGRQGMHGNAVAASLDDYRVLPPRAGSDHDALCQLGMLAMQQHDYESHCFHAEGSVRDLCPGEYFSLAEHPDIDALPPAERDFVVTALQVAAQNNLPRELAARVARLFARNRWLADDASLPQRELATAVDDGPLRMHIELSAVRRGVAIVPAYDTRIDLPPVTMQSAVVVGPANEEVHCDAMGRVKVRFPATRKVDHEHAGGTGASDTDADSAWVRVASSWAGSGPGSMQPCGYLGLPRVGSEVLLAFLGGDPDRPIIVGQLYNHSALPIALSKAGDLPGNRYLSGIQSREIKGTRGNQLRFDDVHGQINAQLASDHGSTQLNLGWLTQDRRNGQGEARGEGAELRTDEQLAMRAGKGMLISAWKRLNGDGGHMARSEYLGLMENCLELFRSLGSYAATHQALENTDEAQQELQHSLKSWEGGSNTQPRAELGGAAAIAVTAPAGISFASSKAIISYAAGSIDTVAQQHLQAVAGQRYSVNAGKGISLFAHADGIRAIAHHGKFLLQSQHDDMDLNAAKNLKLTASEGKLTGMADEIVLISKHGAFIRIGDGITFGSKSPLNFNAPNFVFNDPQSMVVQLPSFAEGKADQQFIFQYEGDDSPADGVPPAPQLAPQAQFAVKLEDGSSADGRSDGDGKTEVLERAAMHLAAIEVFNNKD; this is encoded by the coding sequence ATGGACGGTGATGAGTCGATATCGGGTGGCGAACGTCCCTTGCGCCTGCGCCTGGGCGTATCCCCAAAGGTGCCCGCCGGTGCGCTGATACCGCAGCGCGTCGCCGGAAGCGAGGCCATCTGTGGCGGGATCGAATACCGTGTGCTGTGCGTCTCGACGCATGCGGATTTGCCGCTGAGCAGTTTCATCGCCTTACCCGCCGCTATCGATATCGTCACCGACCAGGGGAAGTTGCGCAGCATCTGCGGCATCGTTACGCAAGCGAGTGCCGGTGACGGCGATGGCGCGCTGGCCAGCTATCAGCTGGTGCTGACGGACGCCTTCGCCATCATGGAAAAGCGCAGCAATACGCGTGTTTTCCGGCGCCTGACGGATATCGAGATCATCAAGATCCTGCTCGACGAATGGATACGCAGCAATTCCGTGCTGGGGCATGCCTTCCAGTATGTGTTTGCCGATTTCTTCGAGGCACAGACGTATCCACAGCGCGAATTTGTCATGCAGCACAATGAGTCCGATGCGGCCTTCGTCCGGCGCCTGCTCAAGCGCAGCGGCGTCGCCTGGTTTTTTCGAGCGGAAGGCAATGCGGATGCGCATGCCGAGCCGGCACATACCCTGGTGCTGTTCAACCATGCCGATGGCTTGCGGAAAAACATGGCCGATACCGTGCGCTATCACGCGGACCGCGCGACGGAACAGCGCGACACCCTGACGTCGTGGAACGAAGTCCGCAAGTTGCAGGCGGGCAAGGTGACGCGCCATAGCTGGAATGAGGAACATCCACGCGCGCGGCCGTTCATGACTGCCGACGCCATGGGGCAGGGCCGGCAAGGCATGCATGGCAATGCCGTTGCCGCCAGCCTCGATGATTACCGCGTGCTGCCGCCACGTGCGGGGAGCGATCATGATGCCTTGTGCCAGTTGGGCATGCTGGCCATGCAGCAGCATGACTACGAAAGCCATTGTTTTCATGCCGAGGGCAGCGTGCGCGACCTGTGTCCGGGCGAATACTTTAGCCTGGCCGAACATCCCGATATCGACGCACTTCCGCCGGCCGAGCGCGATTTTGTCGTGACGGCGCTACAGGTGGCGGCGCAGAATAATTTACCCCGGGAACTGGCCGCCAGGGTGGCGCGTTTGTTCGCGCGCAATCGCTGGCTGGCCGATGATGCATCGCTGCCGCAGCGCGAACTGGCGACGGCGGTGGACGATGGCCCCTTGCGCATGCATATCGAATTGAGCGCTGTGCGGCGCGGCGTGGCCATCGTTCCGGCCTACGACACGCGCATCGACCTGCCGCCAGTTACCATGCAAAGCGCCGTGGTGGTGGGGCCGGCGAATGAAGAGGTTCATTGCGACGCCATGGGCCGGGTCAAGGTGCGTTTTCCCGCCACGCGCAAGGTGGACCATGAGCATGCAGGCGGCACGGGCGCATCCGACACGGATGCCGATTCGGCCTGGGTAAGAGTCGCGTCGAGCTGGGCGGGAAGCGGACCTGGCAGCATGCAGCCGTGCGGCTATCTGGGCTTGCCCCGCGTGGGCAGCGAAGTCCTGCTGGCTTTCCTCGGCGGCGACCCGGACCGGCCCATCATCGTGGGACAGCTGTACAACCACAGTGCGTTGCCGATCGCATTGAGCAAGGCGGGCGACTTGCCCGGCAACCGTTATTTGTCCGGCATCCAGAGCCGCGAGATCAAGGGCACACGTGGCAACCAGCTGCGTTTCGATGATGTGCATGGGCAAATCAATGCCCAGCTTGCCAGCGACCATGGCTCCACCCAGCTCAACCTGGGCTGGCTGACGCAGGACCGGCGCAATGGCCAGGGAGAGGCGCGCGGCGAGGGCGCCGAGCTGCGTACCGATGAGCAACTGGCGATGCGGGCGGGCAAGGGCATGCTGATTTCGGCCTGGAAGCGCCTGAACGGCGACGGCGGGCACATGGCACGCAGCGAATATCTGGGGCTGATGGAAAATTGCCTGGAATTGTTTCGCTCGCTGGGCAGCTATGCTGCCACGCATCAGGCGCTGGAGAATACGGATGAAGCGCAGCAGGAGCTGCAGCACAGCTTGAAAAGCTGGGAAGGTGGCAGCAATACGCAGCCCCGTGCCGAGCTGGGCGGTGCGGCGGCGATTGCTGTCACGGCGCCGGCCGGCATCAGCTTTGCCAGTTCGAAGGCCATCATCAGCTATGCCGCCGGCAGCATCGATACGGTGGCGCAGCAGCATCTGCAAGCGGTGGCGGGCCAGCGCTACAGTGTGAACGCCGGCAAGGGCATTTCGCTGTTTGCCCATGCGGATGGCATCCGCGCCATCGCCCACCATGGCAAGTTCCTGCTGCAAAGCCAGCATGACGACATGGACCTCAACGCGGCGAAAAATTTGAAGCTCACCGCCAGCGAGGGCAAGCTGACGGGCATGGCCGATGAAATTGTGTTGATTTCCAAGCATGGCGCTTTCATCCGCATCGGCGACGGCATCACCTTTGGCAGCAAGTCGCCACTGAACTTCAATGCACCCAATTTCGTCTTCAATGACCCGCAAAGCATGGTAGTGCAATTACCAAGCTTTGCCGAGGGCAAGGCCGACCAGCAATTCATTTTTCAATATGAGGGCGACGACAGTCCCGCCGATGGCGTGCCGCCAGCTCCCCAGCTGGCGCCGCAAGCCCAGTTTGCCGTGAAGCTGGAAGATGGCTCGTCGGCCGATGGCCGCAGCGACGGGGACGGCAAGACGGAGGTGCTGGAGCGCGCGGCCATGCACCTGGCCGCCATCGAAGTGTTCAACAACAAGGATTGA
- a CDS encoding T6SS effector phospholipase Tle3 domain-containing protein, which produces MGSYPKVPYVVGEDVTLLHCERSVCKKVKIRRNLPGNIIVIHGVNDVGVSYKAVEHGLCEGLTQRLGRGFTPASYRMPVAADKDRLEDDPDAVFFKRTIAKDTNSPVIPFYWGYREVGVKCKTINGQFVDRYGNRLDKDLSKEGGPFGNATSSLPDMWRPGIYAPADPMGDALRPLRTAPGRMYMVLAAQRLAALISMIRDYDADDTVSIVAHSQGCLLSLLAQAMLMEKGLAPADNLILTHPPYSLVDSLPLLMRGAAWFDGGEDAAMKPYYHLLSGAQTMGARLKTLANIVAGVAKGTGQACQPPFADLKKDEHRGMVGSRWQSADDRDNRRKVYLYFCPEDMTVALDNIQGMGWDGVPDYASGSELMEEEETSSIDGNSVFTGHTRIVEREQVRNALVELGGRFYQRIFSNKTRLDPATGKTTVSLVGKPPPFDFPLRLKTESEQAHVDVSLRKYRAQHKAVAWPINTRLSKTEQRNGIRTITGETLKQPVPADLRGTSQIDSPNIPKTSMMRNRKPEDQGPVEEVDPCDASVALTSGSGLHTSVEDRPDPAGYRRFPERDEAIRGAELALMTTAYNKEKKLDGKGPLDQRNVIAATRYTDGNVLATIQESPNEARLRWQREVSAKSFHSSIIGSAKNHSQVTAYDVAIGSGKASSDPQFYAYLCAVADWRVKNLKSNEKGRNGIRIKEKFILEFAPYLSVEPAWRSAVINGTINYYNTGVLPAGLPLLSGPLWKIVVSQTKNTKIVTEKKAK; this is translated from the coding sequence ATGGGCAGCTATCCGAAAGTGCCGTACGTGGTGGGCGAAGACGTGACGCTCCTGCATTGCGAACGCAGCGTCTGCAAGAAGGTGAAAATACGCCGCAACTTGCCGGGCAATATCATCGTTATTCACGGCGTCAACGATGTGGGCGTCAGCTACAAGGCGGTGGAGCATGGCTTGTGCGAGGGATTGACGCAAAGGCTGGGCCGCGGCTTTACGCCAGCTTCTTACCGCATGCCTGTGGCGGCGGACAAGGACAGGCTGGAAGACGATCCCGACGCCGTGTTCTTCAAGCGCACTATCGCCAAGGATACCAACAGCCCCGTGATCCCGTTTTACTGGGGCTACCGTGAAGTGGGAGTGAAATGCAAAACGATCAACGGCCAGTTTGTTGACCGCTACGGCAACCGCCTCGACAAGGACCTGTCCAAGGAAGGCGGTCCCTTCGGCAACGCCACCAGCAGCTTGCCCGACATGTGGCGTCCGGGTATCTATGCGCCTGCGGATCCCATGGGCGATGCCTTGCGTCCATTGAGGACGGCGCCTGGCCGCATGTACATGGTATTGGCGGCCCAGCGTCTGGCCGCACTGATTTCCATGATCCGCGATTATGATGCTGACGATACTGTCAGCATCGTCGCGCACAGCCAGGGTTGCCTGCTGTCGCTGCTGGCCCAAGCCATGCTGATGGAAAAGGGGCTGGCGCCGGCCGATAATTTGATACTCACGCATCCGCCGTACAGCCTGGTGGACAGCCTGCCTCTGCTGATGCGAGGCGCGGCCTGGTTCGACGGCGGCGAGGATGCGGCGATGAAGCCTTATTACCATTTGCTCAGTGGTGCGCAGACCATGGGCGCGCGCCTGAAGACTTTGGCGAATATCGTGGCCGGTGTGGCAAAGGGCACTGGCCAGGCCTGCCAGCCGCCGTTTGCCGACTTGAAGAAGGACGAACATCGTGGCATGGTCGGCAGCCGCTGGCAGAGTGCCGACGACCGCGACAATCGCCGCAAAGTTTATCTGTATTTTTGTCCCGAAGACATGACGGTGGCACTGGATAATATCCAGGGCATGGGGTGGGATGGAGTACCGGATTATGCATCGGGAAGTGAACTCATGGAAGAAGAGGAGACGTCCAGCATTGATGGAAACAGCGTTTTTACTGGACATACCCGCATCGTGGAACGCGAGCAGGTACGCAATGCGCTGGTGGAACTGGGCGGCAGATTTTATCAGCGGATATTCAGCAACAAGACCAGGCTGGATCCGGCCACTGGAAAGACCACGGTGTCGTTGGTAGGCAAACCGCCGCCTTTTGACTTTCCACTGCGTCTCAAGACAGAAAGCGAACAGGCACACGTCGATGTTTCATTACGAAAATACCGTGCGCAACACAAGGCGGTGGCCTGGCCTATCAATACCAGGTTGAGCAAGACGGAACAGCGTAACGGCATACGTACCATCACTGGCGAAACATTGAAACAGCCGGTGCCGGCCGATTTGCGCGGCACCTCGCAAATCGATTCGCCCAATATTCCCAAAACTTCCATGATGCGTAACCGTAAACCTGAAGATCAGGGACCTGTGGAAGAAGTCGATCCCTGCGATGCATCAGTGGCACTTACCAGTGGAAGCGGCCTGCACACAAGCGTCGAGGATCGCCCGGATCCGGCTGGCTATCGCCGCTTTCCGGAGCGCGATGAAGCCATACGCGGGGCCGAATTAGCCTTGATGACGACTGCCTATAACAAGGAAAAGAAACTCGATGGCAAAGGGCCGCTCGATCAACGCAACGTTATTGCCGCCACCCGCTACACGGACGGAAATGTCTTGGCAACCATCCAGGAAAGCCCGAATGAGGCACGCTTGCGCTGGCAGCGGGAGGTCAGCGCCAAGTCTTTTCATAGTTCTATTATCGGTAGCGCGAAGAATCATAGTCAAGTGACCGCGTATGACGTGGCGATTGGCAGCGGCAAGGCTAGTTCGGATCCGCAGTTTTATGCGTATTTATGTGCGGTGGCGGATTGGCGGGTGAAGAACCTAAAGAGCAATGAAAAAGGGCGCAATGGAATACGGATAAAAGAAAAGTTCATATTGGAGTTTGCGCCATATTTGTCCGTCGAGCCTGCCTGGAGAAGTGCCGTGATCAATGGCACCATTAACTATTACAACACTGGAGTTTTGCCCGCAGGATTACCCTTGCTATCAGGGCCATTGTGGAAAATTGTAGTGTCACAAACAAAAAATACAAAAATAGTGACTGAAAAAAAAGCGAAATAA